ATGATCTGTTCTGTCATACACATATTCTGCAGCACTATATTTGTGACAACTTTGGTTAAGAATTGGCAAATAATCATTGAGAGTTTTCCACGTAATCTGTGTACCGATGTAATAACCACAACTTGCACCTGGTACATATTTATGAAGGTTCACTTTTTTCCACTTTAGACTCCCTGTGTCACTGTTGAAGCTGAATGCTGTATTCGGAAATGTTCCGCTCATTCCTGCGATGATTCCGCTTATTATTTTTTTATTTGAGCCTGCTAGATATCTAGTTATTTCCCTTGCTTCACGATAAATTTGTTTATTGATGCATCCTTCTTCGAGATAGAAGAGACGGCAAATTAACCGCCCTCTCCAAATCTCATAAACCTCAAAGATAGTTTTTTTATGAATGCGTTTCTTTCTGCTCGAGCCATACGTTTCTTCTTCCATCCAATATTTTCTAAATGAATTTGCTGTGTATTCCTTTAATTTGAGAGTCGCTAACTTATCTAATAGATCCATAATTAGAAATCAAACACATCTTCATCTTCGTCCGGAAGCACCAACTCTTCTGTTTTTTGCATTGATGTGTCTTTTCCTTTCTTAGGTTCGAAGTCTAGCAAATCCTCATCGTAATAATGTTGGGCCCACCCAAATACCGTTTCATCTTCAACCATTGCTGCTCCATTCTGTGAGACTTTCTTAGCCTCAGATGTAACGAATTTATACATACCCTCTAAGGATTTGTTTGGCTTGTCTAGAGATTCTGATACGCTAGAATCCTTCATTGCGTTATCAAGTAAATGTTGTGCAATCCGTACAATACTAGGATGTGTTTCTTTTTCTAAATCAAGTTGGATCTTAAGCATTTTTAATCAACTCCTTCTCATCGTCACTGACTGGATATTCAAACACTTCCAAGTAGCTGTATAATTTCCCTAAGTCATTGTTTCTTTCGAGAAGTGAATATGCTCCTACAACTAGATAATTTGAACGGTTCTTAAGCATCCTTTCCTTCGCGCCCTCATTACTTAACTTGTGAGGGTTAGTTAATTCATTAAAAATATTTGAGTCATTTTTGTAATTTCCATCTATAAATGATTCGTTAATTACTCCAACTGCTGTTGCAACCTGATTTGGAGTGATTTTATTTTTGAACACTTCCGACACAAATTTTTTGCGCAATCCTCTAGCGATAACACGCATTTCAATTGTTTTTGTTTCTTCTTGTTCAATACTAGTGTCGTTTTGAGTTTCAACTTCTGCTTTTTCAACTTCAGTTGCTGATGCTTCTTGTTTTGTTTTTGCCTTTTCAACTTCCATCCTAAAATTATTTGTACCGATATGTTTTAATAGAGAGTTTCTAACATCGATATCTTCAATCTCTTCTAGAGCGATATAATCATCAATTGTACCTTGCGATTGACGAACCAAATCTTGATCAAGTTCTAGCATCTTCAATCTGCGTTTAACCGTTTTCTTGCTGAAGCCAGTTTTCTTAGAAATATCAGCCTCAGACATTCCGAGATCAAGACATTGTTGGATGCCCTGCGCCTGTTCATAAGGTGTCAGGTCGCTCCTTTGCATATTTTCCAAGAGCATTGTCGAATATTGAGTTTTCTCATCCATATCCACGATTGCACATGGCACAGTTTCAAGTCCTGCTAAGATTGCAGCTGCTAAACGTCTGTGACCGATGATTACTTTATAAACACCAGCAGTCGATGCATTTACAACAGTTAAGTTTTGAAATATTCCATTTTCTCGAATGCTATCTGCTAATTCGGTTAAATCTCCCATATCATTTCGTGGGTTTCCTGGATGTGGTACCAATTTATATGTTTCAATTTGCGTGATCATTTGTTTTCTCCTTTTTCTACTTATCTAGTAGTCTGTAATTTCTTTTTTCGTCGTAAACCAACTCAACATAGTATCCTTTTGACATTTCTTTGATACGGCCAATTACTGCTGAGTTTAATTCTTTAAAATCATGAAATCCCAATTCTGTTGAGAGGATTGTTGTTAATCTTTTGTTATAACGGTAGTTCAATATTTCAAATGCAGCCTTCACTTCAAAATCGGATAATTTATCGAACCCTCTTCCTGTTTTGAATAGGTCATCGATGTATAAGACTTCGCAATTTTTCATTCGATACATGAAACTTCGATAATAATCTGTGTCGTACCGAACCTCGTTCAATTTATCAACCCAGAGCATGTATTCAACGTCACAGCCGAGTTTTATAAGCTCAACTGCTATAGCAGTGCATAAATGTGATTTTCCTGCTCCAGACTGTCCTAACATAGAAAACCATTTGCCTTGATAATCGCTTGTGAACTGCAATGCGATTTTTTTCATTTTTGCCTGGAACGGTTCCTTTGTCGTGAATGCATCGAATGTATACCGTTCAGCAACGCTATCTAATCCACTGGCTTTAAGCCTGCGCATCGCTCTAATACGATTCCCTTCTGGTGTTCTTAGGTGATATTCATACCCAATCTCATCTTCAAAAGTGATGTAGGTTGGATCATCATCCTCTGTTGCATCGTGATGTCTAAGTTTCATCCCATCTGGAAGATATTTGAGCGCACGTTGTCTAGCAATCTCAATTTTTCTTAAATCTTCGTCAGTGAGCTTAAAATGCTTCACTTGAGTGTTTATCTTTTTCATTTACGCTCCAATCTTCATCTTCCCATCTTCTTTCATTCAAGTAAGTGGTTGGCATAGGAATGTATTTTCCGTTTTCCTTTAGCCATTGTTCCGATTTTTTTCTCTTTCTGACATCTAGTATGATTTGGTTGAATACACTCGGTTCCTGTTTTAGAATCTTTTTTAGCTTCTCAAATGCATTCTTCCTTTTTTCTTTTCTAGGATACTCACTCCAAAACTCATTCATATGACCTGTAAAGTCTTGTTTTTCGACTTTAGTATTATTATTAATACTTGTATTATTGTAATTACTTGTATTATTCTCCTTAGCATTTCTGCTAATAGGGGTGTTCGCATTTCTGCTAATACCCCCTAAGCAATCCTGCGTATACGTATTAGCAATTCTGATAATACGTTTCTCTATCTGTTTTTTGTTTTGCTTGTAGATCATTACAACATCGATATAGCCATATTTCTTTAAATTTGCTATGCGCCTAGAGATGGTTGTGATGTGTACGTCATACAAATTTGCAAAGTATTCGTTAGTTGCCCAACATTCACCACTTGATTGTGTCAGAGCTGTGATTTCCGAATACAATAACTTCTCACTATCCGTTAATCTATTGTCATATCTGACGTCTGCAGGTGTTACAGAGTAATAACTTGGATTGTCTACCATATAATTTCCTCCTAAAACTATTTCAATTCCACTTACACCAAGGCTGATTGAAATTATCATCATACCAATACCTTTTAATAACGTTCTCTTGATGTTTTCTAAAGCTATGATATCTCTCGTATTTATTCAAGAACACATAACCCCAAAACTCGTTCTCGATTCCGTATAAACTCGTGCTGTTAGTGCATATGTTTTGTCCGTTGCAAGTCAAGTATTCTCGATTGTTTTCAAAGTCAATTACATAATCTACTTTGATACCGATTTGATCGCCAATTGGCTTTAATCGTTCAATCACTTCATTGCGTTTTTTTTCATAATATTCTTTGTCTTTGACGTCCATTTTAGACTCCTTTTCTGTGACAGATAACCTGTATATTATTTTGAAATTCTTTTATTGCATTTCGTCCACTTATAAGTGGGTGTGAGTGTATTTTTCTAAAATCATACTTATTAGGTTTTTTGATACCTAGAAGTGTGGTATATTTAT
This DNA window, taken from Erysipelothrix larvae, encodes the following:
- a CDS encoding ATP-binding protein translates to MKKINTQVKHFKLTDEDLRKIEIARQRALKYLPDGMKLRHHDATEDDDPTYITFEDEIGYEYHLRTPEGNRIRAMRRLKASGLDSVAERYTFDAFTTKEPFQAKMKKIALQFTSDYQGKWFSMLGQSGAGKSHLCTAIAVELIKLGCDVEYMLWVDKLNEVRYDTDYYRSFMYRMKNCEVLYIDDLFKTGRGFDKLSDFEVKAAFEILNYRYNKRLTTILSTELGFHDFKELNSAVIGRIKEMSKGYYVELVYDEKRNYRLLDK
- a CDS encoding Cas9 inhibitor AcrIIA9 family protein, with amino-acid sequence MLKIQLDLEKETHPSIVRIAQHLLDNAMKDSSVSESLDKPNKSLEGMYKFVTSEAKKVSQNGAAMVEDETVFGWAQHYYDEDLLDFEPKKGKDTSMQKTEELVLPDEDEDVFDF
- a CDS encoding helix-turn-helix domain-containing protein: MVDNPSYYSVTPADVRYDNRLTDSEKLLYSEITALTQSSGECWATNEYFANLYDVHITTISRRIANLKKYGYIDVVMIYKQNKKQIEKRIIRIANTYTQDCLGGISRNANTPISRNAKENNTSNYNNTSINNNTKVEKQDFTGHMNEFWSEYPRKEKRKNAFEKLKKILKQEPSVFNQIILDVRKRKKSEQWLKENGKYIPMPTTYLNERRWEDEDWSVNEKDKHSSEAF
- a CDS encoding ParB/RepB/Spo0J family partition protein encodes the protein MITQIETYKLVPHPGNPRNDMGDLTELADSIRENGIFQNLTVVNASTAGVYKVIIGHRRLAAAILAGLETVPCAIVDMDEKTQYSTMLLENMQRSDLTPYEQAQGIQQCLDLGMSEADISKKTGFSKKTVKRRLKMLELDQDLVRQSQGTIDDYIALEEIEDIDVRNSLLKHIGTNNFRMEVEKAKTKQEASATEVEKAEVETQNDTSIEQEETKTIEMRVIARGLRKKFVSEVFKNKITPNQVATAVGVINESFIDGNYKNDSNIFNELTNPHKLSNEGAKERMLKNRSNYLVVGAYSLLERNNDLGKLYSYLEVFEYPVSDDEKELIKNA